The following proteins are encoded in a genomic region of Rhodoferax aquaticus:
- a CDS encoding serine hydrolase domain-containing protein — protein sequence MPPSHGAVQGFCTPPFQAVADQFAQHVEQGLEIGAGLCVYHQGKVVVDLWGGVRDQQTQAPWTDDTLIVVFSVTKGLAAMALNLAAERGLFAWDAPVAQYWPAFAQNGKAAITVRQLFNHRAGLAGISAPLSLDMLCDPSQAQAVEAILAAQAPAWVADAGQGYHALSFGMYASAFFAHACGEPLQAFLHREYLDPLGADVHLGTPPSEDHRVATLYPPSNAERLRHMLWAALRGGSAEANVARSFLRGGLAKQAFMNPPAPTGLGCYNTPPVRRHSLAWASATASARGLALAYVPWSLGGQWQGRQWLAPATVAQVQTRQGWAAPDAVLGKPLSWAQGFLKEEEGVFSPHRESFGHPGMGGALGWCDPKAGLSMGYTMNRMDWRVRSPRTLALCHAIYQCALA from the coding sequence ATGCCCCCAAGCCACGGCGCCGTGCAGGGCTTCTGCACTCCCCCCTTCCAAGCCGTGGCTGACCAGTTTGCCCAGCACGTAGAGCAAGGGCTGGAAATAGGCGCAGGCCTGTGCGTTTACCACCAGGGCAAGGTGGTGGTCGACCTGTGGGGCGGTGTACGCGACCAGCAGACGCAAGCCCCGTGGACAGATGACACCTTGATCGTGGTGTTCTCCGTCACCAAAGGCCTGGCCGCCATGGCCCTGAACCTGGCCGCCGAGCGCGGCCTATTTGCGTGGGACGCGCCGGTTGCGCAATACTGGCCAGCCTTTGCGCAGAACGGCAAAGCGGCGATCACCGTGCGCCAGCTCTTCAACCACCGCGCCGGACTTGCGGGCATCTCAGCGCCTCTTAGCTTAGACATGCTGTGCGACCCCAGCCAAGCGCAAGCGGTAGAGGCCATCTTGGCAGCCCAAGCGCCTGCTTGGGTGGCCGATGCCGGGCAGGGCTACCACGCCCTGAGTTTTGGCATGTATGCCAGCGCCTTCTTTGCCCATGCGTGTGGCGAGCCTTTGCAAGCCTTCTTGCACCGCGAGTACCTAGACCCATTGGGCGCAGATGTGCACTTGGGCACCCCGCCCAGCGAAGACCACCGGGTGGCCACGCTCTACCCGCCATCCAACGCCGAGCGCCTGCGCCACATGCTGTGGGCCGCGCTGCGTGGGGGCAGCGCCGAGGCCAATGTAGCGCGCTCCTTTTTGCGTGGGGGCCTGGCCAAACAAGCCTTCATGAACCCACCAGCGCCCACAGGCTTGGGCTGCTACAACACGCCACCCGTGCGGCGCCACAGCCTGGCGTGGGCCTCGGCCACCGCCAGCGCGCGTGGCTTGGCTTTGGCCTATGTGCCGTGGTCATTGGGTGGGCAGTGGCAGGGGCGGCAATGGCTAGCACCCGCCACGGTGGCACAGGTGCAAACACGCCAAGGCTGGGCCGCGCCCGACGCCGTGCTGGGCAAACCACTGAGTTGGGCGCAAGGTTTTCTGAAAGAGGAAGAAGGCGTCTTCTCGCCGCACCGCGAGTCGTTTGGGCATCCGGGCATGGGCGGGGCCTTGGGCTGGTGTGACCCCAAGGCGGGGCTGAGCATGGGCTACACCATGAACCGCATGGATTGGCGCGTGCGCTCGCCACGCACACTGGCTTTGTGCCACGCCATCTACCAGTGCGCTTTGGCTTAG
- a CDS encoding substrate-binding periplasmic protein has protein sequence MRVLHAMVWAAAMVAGSVYAQAAPKLIRLATLEWPPYTGTLLPQDGLSTRVATVVAKAAGFRLVTASFEWASTVEKGEKDPNFDGYFPEYYTKEREQNCHLSQAMGTSVLGLATLKSAPISWTALSDLSNARLGVVDGYSNGEEFDFLVKEKRQPVEVAPSDAVNINKLKAGKIKGIVIDKNVLDYTLTHVGGADRIAFSSRPIAELSLHVCFKRTPAGLALRNAFDAALKSTDRSKVEADYSKLIRG, from the coding sequence ATGCGGGTTTTACATGCAATGGTGTGGGCTGCGGCCATGGTGGCTGGCAGTGTGTATGCGCAAGCAGCGCCCAAACTCATTCGACTGGCCACGCTGGAGTGGCCTCCGTACACCGGCACTTTGCTGCCGCAAGACGGGCTGTCCACCCGCGTGGCAACCGTTGTTGCCAAAGCAGCAGGCTTTCGATTGGTGACCGCCTCTTTTGAATGGGCCAGCACGGTAGAGAAGGGCGAGAAGGACCCTAACTTTGATGGCTACTTTCCTGAGTACTACACCAAAGAACGCGAGCAAAACTGCCACCTCTCCCAAGCCATGGGCACCAGCGTGCTGGGCCTGGCCACACTCAAAAGTGCTCCCATCTCCTGGACCGCATTGAGCGACCTCAGCAACGCGCGCTTAGGCGTGGTCGACGGCTACTCCAACGGCGAGGAGTTTGACTTCTTGGTCAAAGAAAAGCGCCAGCCGGTGGAGGTGGCGCCTAGTGATGCGGTCAACATTAACAAGCTCAAGGCGGGCAAGATCAAGGGCATCGTGATTGACAAAAACGTGCTGGACTACACCTTGACCCATGTGGGGGGCGCCGACCGCATTGCGTTTAGCAGCCGCCCGATCGCCGAGCTATCGCTGCATGTGTGCTTTAAGCGAACGCCTGCAGGCTTGGCTTTGCGCAACGCGTTTGACGCCGCGCTCAAAAGCACGGACCGTAGCAAGGTAGAGGCCGACTACTCCAAGTTGATTCGCGGCTAG
- a CDS encoding Crp/Fnr family transcriptional regulator: MTDLSRYVPVLQTGRWFAHLPPDFEQALLGMARIRHLQTGEVLFLRDGPPCGLYALVRGAIRVSGQGGARHEGREALLVMLEPPSWFGEISVFDGSARTHDAHAAESSTVLQVPHEDLLLWLAAHPSHWQDLAILMADKLRLAFATMEEQTVLPAPLRLARRLVMMAQGYGQANEAAGSRRSLSVTQEQLALMIGVSRQTTNAILNDLKDRKLVAVHRGSLEILDLHGLRALYL; the protein is encoded by the coding sequence ATGACTGACCTGTCTCGCTATGTCCCCGTGCTGCAAACGGGCCGCTGGTTTGCCCACCTGCCCCCCGACTTTGAGCAAGCGCTCTTGGGCATGGCCCGGATACGCCACCTGCAAACGGGTGAAGTCTTGTTCTTGCGTGACGGGCCTCCATGTGGCCTCTACGCCTTGGTGCGTGGCGCTATTCGCGTGTCCGGCCAGGGTGGTGCGCGCCACGAGGGGCGCGAAGCCCTGCTCGTCATGCTGGAGCCCCCCAGCTGGTTTGGTGAAATATCGGTGTTTGACGGCTCCGCGCGCACCCACGATGCCCATGCGGCAGAAAGCAGCACCGTGTTGCAAGTGCCCCATGAGGACCTATTGCTCTGGCTGGCCGCACACCCCAGCCATTGGCAAGACTTGGCGATTTTGATGGCCGACAAGTTGCGCTTGGCCTTCGCCACCATGGAAGAGCAAACCGTGCTGCCCGCTCCTTTGCGTTTGGCGCGCCGCTTGGTCATGATGGCGCAGGGCTACGGGCAAGCCAACGAAGCCGCTGGCTCCCGGCGCAGTTTGTCCGTGACGCAAGAGCAGCTGGCGCTCATGATCGGCGTCTCGCGCCAAACCACCAATGCCATCTTGAACGACCTCAAAGACCGCAAGCTCGTGGCTGTGCACCGAGGGTCATTGGAGATCCTCGACTTACACGGATTGCGCGCCCTGTATCTCTAG
- a CDS encoding substrate-binding periplasmic protein — protein sequence MTKMLVVALAVLAAFSAYAQKITVVTEEYPPYNFQDANKKITGISTDVVEEVLKRAKLDYQLGMYPWARAYQMAQDGPNVLIYSIGRSEKRETLFKWVDVIAPYDVYLYRLKSRTNVTASDIASAKSFKIGAVREDVRAQFLEKEGIKADLVTDDSTNAKKLAAERIDLFPIDELGMVALYKREGLDPSTVVKAVKLEALSAGLYMAFSKQTPDDVVNKAKAALADMKKDGTLDKIKAKYLK from the coding sequence ATGACAAAGATGTTGGTAGTTGCGCTCGCGGTGTTGGCCGCGTTTAGCGCGTATGCACAGAAGATCACGGTCGTCACGGAGGAGTATCCACCGTACAACTTCCAAGACGCCAACAAAAAAATCACCGGTATTTCTACCGATGTAGTCGAAGAAGTTCTCAAGCGGGCCAAGCTCGACTATCAGCTGGGCATGTACCCTTGGGCCCGCGCCTACCAAATGGCCCAAGACGGGCCTAACGTGCTGATCTACTCCATTGGACGCAGTGAAAAGCGCGAAACCCTCTTCAAATGGGTAGACGTGATTGCGCCCTATGACGTGTACCTCTACCGCCTGAAGAGCCGCACCAACGTCACTGCCAGCGACATCGCCAGTGCTAAAAGCTTCAAGATTGGTGCTGTGCGTGAAGATGTGCGTGCTCAGTTCTTGGAGAAAGAAGGCATCAAAGCCGATTTGGTGACGGACGACAGCACCAACGCCAAAAAGCTGGCGGCAGAGCGTATTGACCTCTTTCCCATCGACGAGCTCGGCATGGTCGCTCTGTACAAACGCGAGGGCCTAGACCCCAGCACCGTGGTCAAAGCGGTGAAGCTTGAGGCCCTGTCCGCAGGGCTTTACATGGCGTTTAGCAAGCAAACCCCTGACGATGTCGTCAACAAAGCCAAAGCCGCTTTGGCCGATATGAAGAAAGACGGCACCTTGGACAAGATCAAAGCCAAGTATCTGAAATAG
- the gap gene encoding type I glyceraldehyde-3-phosphate dehydrogenase: protein MTIKIGINGFGRIGRNVLRSALQNFQDIEVVGINDLLEPHYLAYMLQYDSVHGRFKGEVSVDGNTLVVNGKKIRLTQERDPANLKWNEVGADVVIESTGLFLDKVTAQKHLDAGAKKVILSAPSKDDTPMFVYGVNHETYAGQAIVSNASCTTNCLAPLAKVIHDKFGIKRGLMTTVHAATATQKTVDGPSNKDWRGGRGILENIIPSSTGAAKAVGVVIPDLNKKLTGMAFRVPTSDVSVVDLTCELNTAATMEEICAEIKAQSEGALKGVLGFTTDKVVATDFRGDTRTSIFDADASIALDGTFVKLVSWYDNEWGYSNKCLEMVRVVAK from the coding sequence ATGACAATCAAAATTGGCATCAATGGTTTTGGCCGCATTGGCCGCAATGTGCTGCGCTCGGCATTGCAGAACTTCCAAGACATCGAAGTGGTGGGCATCAACGACTTGTTGGAGCCGCACTACCTCGCCTACATGTTGCAGTACGACTCTGTGCATGGCCGCTTCAAGGGTGAAGTGTCGGTAGACGGCAATACCTTGGTGGTCAACGGCAAGAAGATTCGCCTGACCCAAGAGCGTGACCCAGCGAACCTGAAATGGAACGAAGTGGGCGCGGATGTGGTCATCGAGTCCACCGGCTTGTTCTTGGACAAGGTCACCGCGCAAAAGCATTTGGATGCTGGCGCTAAGAAGGTGATCTTGTCGGCCCCCTCCAAGGACGACACCCCCATGTTCGTCTACGGCGTGAACCACGAAACCTACGCTGGCCAAGCCATTGTGTCCAACGCATCGTGCACCACCAACTGCTTGGCTCCCTTGGCCAAGGTGATCCACGACAAGTTTGGTATCAAGCGCGGTTTGATGACTACCGTGCACGCGGCCACTGCGACCCAAAAAACCGTGGACGGCCCGTCCAACAAAGACTGGCGCGGCGGACGCGGTATTTTGGAAAACATCATTCCTTCCAGCACTGGCGCTGCCAAGGCCGTGGGCGTGGTGATTCCTGACCTGAACAAGAAGCTCACCGGTATGGCGTTCCGCGTGCCCACCAGCGACGTGTCGGTGGTGGATTTGACTTGCGAACTCAACACCGCTGCCACCATGGAAGAAATTTGCGCTGAGATCAAGGCACAAAGCGAAGGCGCACTGAAGGGCGTGCTGGGCTTTACCACCGACAAAGTGGTGGCTACCGACTTCCGTGGCGACACCCGCACTTCCATTTTTGATGCAGACGCTTCCATCGCTTTGGACGGCACCTTCGTCAAGCTGGTGAGCTGGTACGACAACGAATGGGGCTACTCCAACAAGTGTTTGGAGATGGTGCGCGTGGTCGCTAAGTAA
- a CDS encoding MepB family protein translates to MHPELHATLNFLAHTLGAVSHGAAPEPESAEYAAHHLQINARSVRFRFAKITPTKGGQFVTLWKRSAVNPQAPAAHTPIAPFDASDAVDVVVVSARAGALWGLFVFPKAVLVAQGVFARAGVGGKRALRVYPAWDACPSRQAQKTQDWQLRHFIDLSKGMASAAEQTQTVFAMAFAPHHAPNQDPTGR, encoded by the coding sequence ATGCATCCAGAACTCCATGCCACGCTGAATTTCCTTGCTCACACGCTGGGCGCAGTAAGCCATGGCGCTGCGCCCGAACCCGAGAGTGCAGAGTACGCCGCACACCACCTGCAAATCAACGCGCGGTCCGTTCGTTTTCGTTTCGCCAAAATTACGCCTACTAAAGGGGGGCAGTTTGTGACCTTGTGGAAGCGCAGCGCCGTCAACCCACAAGCGCCCGCCGCCCACACGCCCATTGCTCCGTTCGACGCCAGCGATGCTGTGGATGTGGTGGTGGTCAGCGCACGTGCGGGTGCGCTCTGGGGGCTGTTTGTCTTTCCTAAAGCCGTACTGGTAGCGCAAGGTGTTTTTGCGCGCGCGGGCGTGGGCGGGAAGCGAGCCCTGCGCGTCTACCCGGCGTGGGACGCATGCCCTAGCCGCCAAGCGCAAAAAACCCAAGACTGGCAGCTGCGCCACTTCATCGACCTGAGCAAGGGCATGGCGTCGGCTGCGGAACAGACTCAAACGGTCTTCGCCATGGCCTTTGCGCCCCACCACGCCCCAAATCAGGACCCAACTGGCCGCTAG
- a CDS encoding NADH:flavin oxidoreductase/NADH oxidase: protein MSLLFSPLTLPSPRGGLTLPNRIVIAPMCQYSADVGAATDWHLMHWGNLLNGGAAMLTLEATAVLPEGRISTHCLGLWDTRTEAALASTLARARKLAPHTAVCIQLAHAGRKASSAIPWQGAQLLNAAQGGWETFAPSAIAHLPTEAAPTEMTLAHMTTVTQAFVTAAQRADAMGIDAIELHSAHGYLLHEFLSPLANQRTDAYGGSLENRMRYPLELFAAVRKAYQGVLGLRLSATDWVDGGWDLAQSTVFAERLQAAGCDFIHVSTGGVSPQQKIALGAGYQVPFARGIRQASGMATTAVGLITDPHHAEAILQNGDADLIGVARAFLYQPRWGWQAAAALGGEVQANPVYWRCLPREAQTAFGKVAVGSR, encoded by the coding sequence ATGAGCCTTTTGTTTTCGCCCCTGACCTTGCCCTCGCCACGTGGCGGCTTGACCTTGCCCAACCGCATTGTGATTGCGCCTATGTGCCAGTATTCGGCCGACGTTGGCGCTGCCACCGACTGGCATTTGATGCACTGGGGCAACTTGCTCAATGGTGGGGCCGCCATGCTCACCCTTGAGGCCACGGCGGTGTTGCCTGAGGGGCGCATTTCCACCCACTGCTTGGGCTTGTGGGACACGCGCACCGAAGCCGCCTTGGCCAGCACCTTGGCGCGCGCTCGCAAGCTGGCACCGCACACGGCCGTGTGTATTCAGTTGGCCCACGCAGGGCGTAAAGCGTCCAGCGCCATTCCTTGGCAAGGCGCGCAGTTGCTCAATGCGGCCCAAGGTGGTTGGGAAACCTTTGCCCCCAGCGCCATTGCGCACTTGCCCACTGAAGCGGCGCCCACGGAGATGACGCTAGCGCATATGACCACCGTCACCCAAGCGTTTGTGACGGCAGCGCAGCGGGCTGATGCCATGGGCATCGATGCCATCGAACTGCATAGCGCGCATGGCTACCTCCTGCACGAATTTTTGTCGCCTTTGGCCAACCAGCGCACAGACGCGTATGGCGGCAGCTTGGAGAACCGCATGCGCTATCCCTTGGAGCTGTTTGCCGCTGTGCGCAAGGCCTACCAAGGCGTGCTAGGCCTGCGCCTCTCGGCTACCGATTGGGTAGACGGCGGCTGGGACCTGGCCCAAAGCACGGTGTTTGCCGAGCGCTTGCAAGCCGCGGGCTGCGACTTCATCCATGTATCCACCGGGGGCGTGTCTCCCCAACAAAAGATTGCCTTGGGCGCTGGCTACCAAGTGCCCTTTGCGCGCGGCATCCGCCAAGCCAGCGGCATGGCCACGACTGCCGTGGGCTTGATTACAGACCCGCACCACGCCGAAGCCATTTTGCAAAATGGAGACGCCGACCTCATTGGCGTGGCCCGTGCCTTTTTGTACCAACCCCGCTGGGGCTGGCAAGCGGCTGCGGCTTTGGGCGGCGAGGTACAAGCCAACCCGGTGTACTGGCGCTGCCTGCCGCGCGAGGCGCAGACTGCGTTTGGCAAAGTGGCCGTGGGTAGTCGCTAA
- a CDS encoding lipase family alpha/beta hydrolase, with protein sequence MKKTVMAWCAACLMAWLSVPAAWAAGYTQTKYPIVLVHGLFGFDQIGPVEYFYGIPSALRADGAKVFVVQVSAANSTEVRGEQLLSQVKQILAATGAAKVNLMGHSHGGPTTRYVASVRPDLVASVTSIGGVNKGSTVADVLLGVAPAGSLSNAVIVSVTNGLGSVINFLSGGGGGLSQNALAAAQSLSTAGTLKFNAAHPQGVPTSACGEGAYVVNGVSYFSWSGAQPYSNVLDVVDPALALTSLAFKGAKNDGLVSSCSSRLGRVIRDDYAFNHLDEVNQTIGLTNLFETNPVTLFRQQANRLKNAGL encoded by the coding sequence ATGAAGAAAACTGTGATGGCCTGGTGCGCTGCGTGCCTCATGGCCTGGCTTTCCGTGCCCGCTGCGTGGGCGGCCGGATACACCCAAACCAAGTACCCCATCGTGCTGGTGCACGGCTTGTTTGGCTTTGACCAAATTGGCCCTGTGGAGTACTTCTACGGCATCCCCTCGGCACTGCGCGCTGATGGCGCCAAGGTGTTTGTGGTGCAGGTGTCTGCCGCCAACAGCACCGAGGTGCGTGGCGAGCAACTGCTGAGCCAAGTGAAGCAAATTTTGGCGGCCACGGGCGCGGCCAAGGTCAACCTCATGGGCCACAGCCATGGCGGACCCACCACACGCTACGTGGCCTCCGTGCGCCCTGATTTGGTGGCTTCTGTGACCTCCATTGGTGGCGTGAACAAGGGCTCTACCGTGGCCGACGTGCTCTTGGGTGTGGCACCTGCGGGCTCGCTGAGTAACGCAGTCATCGTGTCCGTTACCAATGGCTTGGGCAGCGTCATCAATTTCCTGTCCGGCGGCGGTGGCGGCTTATCGCAAAACGCCCTGGCAGCAGCGCAGTCGCTCAGCACGGCTGGTACTTTGAAGTTCAACGCGGCCCATCCCCAAGGCGTGCCCACGAGCGCCTGCGGCGAAGGTGCGTATGTGGTGAACGGCGTGTCTTACTTTTCGTGGAGCGGCGCGCAACCGTATAGCAATGTGCTGGACGTGGTGGACCCGGCCTTGGCCCTCACCTCCTTGGCGTTCAAGGGTGCTAAAAACGATGGCCTGGTTAGCAGCTGTTCGTCCCGCTTGGGGCGGGTGATTCGTGACGACTACGCGTTCAACCACCTCGACGAGGTGAATCAAACCATCGGCCTCACCAATCTGTTTGAGACCAACCCGGTCACGCTGTTCCGCCAGCAGGCCAACCGCCTGAAAAATGCAGGGCTCTGA
- a CDS encoding bile acid:sodium symporter family protein, producing the protein MSFIALLPTLLLVALALVMLGLGMSLSLQDFGRLREQPKPVILALALQMLVLPAVAYGLIVLLKVEPVYAVGLMLLAASPGGVSANLFSHLFGGNVAMNISLTAINTVLSIVSLPFITNWAIATFVQTGQVVPLQFGKVFEVVAVVLVPVALGMVVRARYAGFSERMQGPMKVFSAVVLATFSIIAIAKEWAALTTSFASLGPVVVAFNLASLLMGYYLSRGAGLSKPLATAVCFEIGIHNSTLAIFVALSVLANFQLALPAAIYSVSMYITATLFGMLVLRKHA; encoded by the coding sequence ATGAGCTTTATCGCCTTACTTCCCACGCTGTTGTTGGTCGCGCTGGCCTTGGTCATGCTGGGCTTGGGCATGTCCCTGAGCCTGCAAGACTTTGGCCGATTACGCGAGCAACCCAAACCGGTGATCTTGGCCTTGGCACTGCAGATGCTGGTGCTGCCCGCCGTGGCCTACGGCTTGATCGTGCTGTTGAAGGTGGAGCCCGTCTATGCCGTGGGCCTGATGCTGTTAGCGGCCTCACCGGGGGGCGTGTCGGCCAATCTGTTCAGCCACTTGTTTGGCGGCAATGTGGCGATGAACATCTCGCTCACGGCCATCAACACGGTGCTCTCCATTGTGAGTCTGCCCTTTATCACCAACTGGGCGATCGCGACCTTTGTGCAAACCGGCCAAGTGGTGCCACTGCAGTTTGGCAAAGTGTTTGAAGTGGTGGCCGTCGTCTTGGTGCCGGTGGCCTTGGGTATGGTGGTTCGTGCCAGGTACGCGGGCTTTAGCGAGCGCATGCAGGGCCCGATGAAAGTGTTCAGTGCCGTGGTGCTGGCCACGTTCTCAATCATTGCCATCGCCAAAGAATGGGCCGCGTTGACCACCTCTTTTGCGAGTTTGGGGCCCGTGGTGGTGGCCTTTAACTTGGCCAGCTTGCTGATGGGTTATTACCTATCGCGCGGCGCTGGGCTTAGCAAGCCTTTGGCCACTGCGGTGTGCTTTGAGATTGGTATTCACAACTCTACGCTGGCGATATTTGTGGCGCTCTCGGTGCTGGCCAACTTCCAGCTGGCCTTACCAGCCGCAATTTATTCGGTCAGCATGTACATCACCGCTACCTTGTTTGGCATGCTGGTGCTGCGCAAGCACGCCTAG
- the tkt gene encoding transketolase, which produces MATSPNTQQMANAIRALAMDAVQQANSGHPGAPMGMADMAVALWGDHLQHNPSNPHWMNRDRFVLSNGHASMLIYSVLHLTGYKLPISELKNFRQLHSKTAGHPEVGITPGVETTTGPLGQGITNAVGMALAEKLLAQEFNREGHTVVDHHTYSFLGDGCLMEGISHEAAALAGAWKLGKLIALYDDNGISIDGQVAPWFIDNTAQRFVAYGWNVIGPVDGHNAATVSAAIADAKKSSDRPTLIICKTHIGKGSPNRGNTSKAHGEPLGAEEIKLTRESIGWNHPPFVIPKEVAADWHAKEKGAAAEKAWNEKFAAYKAAHPDLAKELLRRIKGDLPKNFVQTAVDTVINAHEKAETVASRKASQLALEAFTAALPELLGGSADLTGSNLTNTKSTPNLRFDMNGVGNGGRHINYGVREFGMAAIMNGVALHGGFIPYGGTFLTFSDYSRNAIRMAALMKQRVIHVFTHDSIGLGEDGPTHQSIEHAASLRLIPNLDVWRPADTAETAVAWTVALQNKTKPTALLLSRQNISYAAKCDSAAAPDASGLDAISKGAYVLSEPADVGIKKKAQAVLIATGSEVQLALAAQKVLASRNIAARVVSMPSNTTFDTQSTAYKASVLPAGIPRVAVEMGVSEGWWKYGVAAVVGIDTYGESAPAPVLFKHFGFTDTNVADTVQTVLSRKA; this is translated from the coding sequence ATGGCTACCAGCCCCAACACCCAACAAATGGCCAACGCAATTCGCGCACTGGCAATGGACGCAGTGCAACAAGCCAATTCCGGCCACCCCGGTGCGCCTATGGGCATGGCAGACATGGCTGTGGCCTTGTGGGGTGACCACCTGCAACACAACCCCTCCAACCCCCATTGGATGAACCGCGACCGCTTTGTGCTGTCCAACGGGCACGCCTCCATGCTGATCTACTCGGTGCTGCACCTGACGGGCTACAAGCTGCCGATTTCTGAGCTGAAGAACTTCCGCCAGCTGCACAGCAAAACCGCTGGCCACCCCGAAGTAGGCATCACCCCCGGTGTGGAAACCACCACCGGCCCCTTGGGCCAAGGTATCACCAATGCCGTGGGTATGGCATTGGCTGAAAAGCTGCTGGCGCAAGAGTTCAACCGCGAAGGCCACACCGTGGTGGACCACCACACCTACTCCTTCTTGGGCGACGGTTGCTTGATGGAAGGCATCAGCCACGAAGCCGCCGCCCTGGCTGGCGCATGGAAACTGGGCAAGCTGATTGCGCTGTACGACGACAACGGCATTTCCATTGACGGCCAAGTGGCCCCTTGGTTCATCGACAACACCGCACAACGCTTTGTGGCCTACGGCTGGAACGTGATTGGCCCCGTGGACGGCCACAACGCCGCCACTGTGTCTGCCGCTATTGCCGACGCGAAGAAGTCCAGCGACCGCCCTACCCTCATCATCTGCAAAACCCACATTGGCAAGGGCAGCCCCAACCGTGGCAACACCTCCAAGGCGCATGGCGAACCTTTGGGCGCAGAAGAAATCAAGCTCACCCGCGAATCCATTGGCTGGAATCACCCACCTTTCGTGATTCCTAAGGAAGTGGCTGCTGACTGGCACGCCAAAGAAAAAGGCGCAGCCGCAGAAAAAGCTTGGAACGAGAAGTTTGCGGCCTACAAAGCAGCGCACCCTGACTTGGCCAAGGAACTGTTGCGCCGTATCAAGGGCGACTTGCCCAAGAACTTTGTGCAAACCGCGGTGGACACCGTCATCAACGCGCACGAAAAGGCCGAGACCGTGGCCAGCCGCAAGGCATCGCAATTGGCATTGGAAGCCTTCACTGCCGCCTTGCCTGAACTCTTGGGTGGCTCTGCCGATTTGACAGGTTCTAACCTCACCAACACCAAGAGCACGCCCAACCTGCGCTTTGACATGAATGGCGTGGGCAATGGCGGACGCCATATCAACTACGGCGTGCGCGAGTTCGGCATGGCGGCCATCATGAACGGCGTGGCGCTGCATGGCGGCTTCATTCCTTACGGCGGCACTTTCTTGACCTTCAGCGACTACAGCCGCAATGCCATTCGCATGGCTGCGCTGATGAAGCAACGCGTGATCCATGTGTTCACCCACGACTCCATCGGTCTGGGCGAAGACGGCCCCACCCACCAATCGATTGAGCATGCCGCGTCGCTGCGCTTGATTCCTAACTTGGACGTGTGGCGCCCCGCTGACACCGCAGAAACAGCAGTGGCTTGGACTGTGGCCTTGCAAAACAAGACCAAGCCCACCGCCTTGCTCTTGTCCCGCCAAAACATCAGCTACGCCGCCAAGTGCGACTCCGCTGCTGCGCCTGACGCCAGCGGCCTGGACGCCATCAGCAAGGGGGCGTATGTGTTGTCTGAACCCGCCGACGTGGGCATCAAGAAGAAAGCCCAAGCGGTGCTGATCGCCACCGGCTCAGAAGTGCAATTGGCCTTGGCCGCGCAAAAGGTACTTGCTAGCAGAAACATAGCTGCCCGCGTTGTATCCATGCCCTCCAACACCACATTTGACACACAAAGCACTGCATACAAAGCCAGCGTGTTACCCGCAGGTATTCCCCGCGTGGCGGTCGAGATGGGTGTGTCGGAAGGCTGGTGGAAGTACGGCGTGGCCGCGGTGGTGGGCATTGACACCTACGGTGAGTCAGCCCCCGCGCCCGTGCTGTTCAAGCACTTTGGTTTCACAGACACCAATGTGGCCGACACCGTACAGACGGTGCTCAGCCGCAAGGCCTAA
- a CDS encoding DUF962 domain-containing protein — translation MRTLTEHLTQYAAYHQDKRNVATHFVGIPLIVVAVATLLSHPQLVVLGVPASALLVAWFGIFYLLLDLRFGLAMAVQLAVFFACGQWLASQGSVTWWLGGVGLFVLGWVIQFVGHYFEGKKPAFVDDLVGLMVGPLFLTAEAAFAMGLRQDLHTEILRRLGAQASGARLGAAA, via the coding sequence ATGAGAACCCTGACCGAGCACCTGACCCAGTATGCCGCCTACCACCAAGACAAGCGCAACGTCGCTACGCATTTTGTGGGTATTCCCCTCATCGTGGTAGCGGTAGCAACCCTACTCTCGCACCCGCAGCTGGTCGTGTTGGGGGTGCCCGCTAGTGCGCTGCTGGTGGCCTGGTTTGGCATTTTTTACCTGCTGCTAGACCTGCGATTTGGCTTGGCCATGGCGGTGCAATTGGCGGTGTTTTTCGCCTGTGGCCAATGGCTGGCAAGCCAAGGCAGCGTCACCTGGTGGCTCGGTGGTGTGGGCCTGTTTGTTCTGGGCTGGGTCATTCAGTTTGTGGGCCATTACTTCGAGGGCAAAAAGCCCGCCTTTGTGGATGACTTGGTGGGTTTGATGGTGGGCCCTTTGTTCTTGACCGCTGAGGCCGCCTTTGCCATGGGGCTGCGGCAAGACTTGCACACTGAGATCCTGCGCCGCTTGGGTGCGCAAGCCTCGGGTGCACGACTGGGCGCCGCGGCATGA